In one window of Astyanax mexicanus isolate ESR-SI-001 chromosome 18, AstMex3_surface, whole genome shotgun sequence DNA:
- the LOC103036658 gene encoding zinc finger protein 239-like codes for MKTHHCSDCGKSYSRLSNLKIHRHIHTGEKPYHCSDCGKSFNHQSILKTHQRIHTGEKPFHCSECGRRFSQQINFQRHQRIHTGEKPYRCPDCGKSFNQSNNLKKHQLIHAGEKLYPCSDCGRIFNQLTYLQLHQRTHTGEKPYHCSDCGKTFNQPGTLNRHQRIHTGEKPYYCPDCGKSFNQLITLNRHQRIHTGEKPYCCLKCERSFRHLHTFKNHKCPNEDQRDS; via the coding sequence ATGAAAACTCACCACTGTTCAGATTGCGGGAAGAGTTATTCTAGactgagtaatctcaaaatacaccggcacattcacaccggagagaaaccttatcactgttccgactgtgggaagagttttaatcatcagagtattctgaaaacacaccagcgcattcacactggagagaaaccgtttcactgttcagagtgtggaaGGAGGTTTAGTCAACAGATAAATttccaacgacaccagcgcattcacactggagagaaaccatatcgctgtccagactgtgggaagagttttaatcaaagTAATAATCTCAAGAAACACCAACTTATTCAtgcaggagagaaactgtatccctgttcagactgtggaaggatttttaatcaactgacttatctccaactacaccagcgcactcacacaggagaaaaaccttaccactgttcagactgtgggaagacttTTAATCAACCAGGCACTCTCAacagacaccagcgcattcacacaggagaaaaaccatattactgtccagactgtgggaagagttttaaccaACTGATTACTCTCAacagacaccagcgcattcacacaggagagaaaccgtattgctgTTTGAAGTGTGAGAGGAGCTTCAggcatttacatacatttaagaACCACAAGTGTCCTAACGAAGACCAAAGGGACAGTTGA
- the LOC103037169 gene encoding zinc finger protein 79 isoform X2, which yields MKPRLGKIKTHHCSDCGKSFTKLCNLKSHQLIHTDEKPHQCSDCGKSFKRLSCLQLHQRIHTGEKPYHCSDCGRRFNRLRNFQQHQRVHTGEKPYQCSDCGRRFNLQTTLKQHQRIHTGEKPFQCSDCGKSFNQRSNLKTHQRIHTGEKPYPCSDCGRIFNQLTQLQLHQRTHTGEKPYRCPDCGKSFNQLITLNTHQRIHTGEKPYYCSECGKSFNQLVTLNTHQRIHTGEKPYYCSRCEKSFRHINTFKKHKCLNGDQRAALVM from the coding sequence atgaagCCAAGGTTGGGAAAGATAAAAACtcatcactgttcagactgtggtaAGAGTTTTACTAAACTGTGTAATCTCAAatcacaccagctcattcacacagacGAGAAACCACATcaatgttcagactgtgggaagagttttaaaagactaagttgtctccaactacaccagcgcattcacactggagagaaaccgtatcactgttcagactgtggaaggaGGTTTAATCGACTGAGAAATTTTCAgcaacaccagcgcgttcacacaggagagaaaccgtatcagtgttcagactgtggaaggaGGTTTAATCTACAGACTACTTTAAAAcaacaccagcgtattcacacaggagagaaaccttttcaatgctcagactgtgggaagagttttaatcaacggAGTAACCTTAAGACACACCAACGTATTCATACAGGTGAGAAACCGTATccctgttcagactgtgggaggatTTTTAATCAACTGACTCAActccaactacaccagcgcactcacacaggagaaaaaccttaTCGCTgtccagactgtgggaagagttttaatcagctGATTACTCTCAACacacaccagcgtattcacacaggagaaaaaccatattactgctcagagtgtggaaaaagTTTTAATCAACTGGTAACTCTCAACacacaccagcgtattcacacaggagagaaaccgtattactgttcgaGGTGTGAGAAGAGCTTCAGACATATAAATACGTTTAAAAAACACAAGTGTCTTAACGGAGACCAAAGGGCTGCCCTGGTGATGTAA